A single genomic interval of Saccharothrix saharensis harbors:
- a CDS encoding alpha/beta hydrolase family protein, whose product MRSSLTFLIALSLVLSATPAHAAGPEPDATPSLPAPTGRHPVGTTSLHLTDTTRPDPWVPGVRRELMVSLFYPAASARGPKKQYMTPTESRAVLEDGGLTTVPPDVLSTVRTNAVVDARPVGRRHGLPLVVLSPGYKRPRATLTALAEDLASHGYVVAVVDHTHENVATTFPDGRVAPCASCGLFHDPAFWQKLGEGRAVDVSFVLDQLSGPLRDHRGANLVDAARIAVGGHSVGGASSLEAARADARIRAAIDVDGVLSTPVPPGGMAQPVMLLGRQNNFAPGAPSVKSWADAWPLLTGWKRWLVVAGMEHPSFTDIGVIGPQLGLDFGEVPGERGAAITRAYVRAFFDRHLRGEPQPLLDGPSASYPEVSRVEPSS is encoded by the coding sequence ATGCGCAGCAGCCTCACGTTCCTCATCGCACTGAGCCTCGTCCTGTCCGCCACACCCGCGCACGCGGCCGGGCCGGAACCGGACGCGACGCCCTCCCTGCCCGCGCCGACCGGCCGCCACCCCGTGGGCACGACCTCGCTGCACCTCACGGACACCACGCGCCCGGACCCGTGGGTGCCCGGGGTGCGCCGGGAGCTGATGGTCTCGCTGTTCTACCCGGCCGCGTCGGCGCGCGGTCCGAAGAAGCAGTACATGACGCCGACCGAGTCCCGGGCGGTGCTGGAGGACGGCGGCCTCACCACCGTGCCGCCCGACGTGCTGAGCACCGTGCGCACCAACGCCGTGGTGGACGCCCGGCCGGTCGGTCGGCGGCACGGCCTGCCGCTGGTCGTGCTGTCCCCGGGCTACAAGCGGCCCCGCGCCACGCTCACCGCGCTGGCCGAGGACCTGGCGAGCCACGGTTACGTGGTCGCGGTGGTGGACCACACCCACGAGAACGTCGCCACCACGTTCCCGGACGGGCGGGTCGCGCCCTGCGCCTCCTGCGGGCTCTTCCACGACCCGGCGTTCTGGCAGAAGCTGGGCGAAGGTCGCGCGGTGGACGTGTCGTTCGTGCTGGACCAGCTGTCCGGGCCGCTGCGCGACCACCGCGGCGCGAACCTGGTCGACGCCGCGCGGATCGCCGTGGGCGGCCACTCCGTCGGCGGGGCGAGCAGCCTGGAGGCGGCGCGCGCCGACGCCCGCATCCGGGCCGCCATCGACGTGGACGGCGTCCTGTCCACTCCGGTCCCGCCGGGCGGGATGGCGCAGCCGGTCATGCTCCTGGGTCGGCAGAACAACTTCGCGCCCGGCGCTCCGAGCGTCAAGAGCTGGGCGGACGCCTGGCCGTTGCTGACCGGGTGGAAGCGCTGGCTGGTGGTGGCGGGCATGGAGCACCCGTCGTTCACCGACATCGGCGTGATCGGGCCGCAGCTGGGCCTGGACTTCGGCGAGGTGCCCGGCGAGCGCGGCGCGGCGATCACCCGCGCCTACGTGCGGGCGTTCTTCGACCGGCACCTGCGCGGCGAGCCGCAGCCCCTGCTGGACGGCCCGTCGGCGAGTTACCCGGAGGTGTCGCGGGTCGAGCCGTCGAGTTGA
- a CDS encoding aldo/keto reductase — translation MRASLRPGRRRRLCDMTMKYRLFGQTGLRVSEPLLGTMTFDDPAEASRIVDAYADAGGNVLDTASAYGDGEELLGEIVRRRDRFVIGTKYTLSRDAVDPNASGNHRKTLVSSLDRSLRRLRTDYVDVYWVHIWDRHTPVEETMRALDDAVRAGKVLYTGISDAPAWVVARANTLAQWRDWTPFAGLQVPCNLLNRDVERELLPMAEALGLSVTAWAPLAAGKLSGSSSPRRVDPATLTDTERAAARAVREVADELGVRPAQVALAWTRAKSRAVLPLVGVSSVDQLHENLGALDVTLPDDAVRRLEAAVDFRLGFPGDFIAECEPSPFVFGDTATRVEPR, via the coding sequence GTGAGGGCCTCCCTCCGGCCGGGCCGCCGCCGCAGGCTGTGCGACATGACCATGAAGTACCGGCTCTTCGGCCAGACCGGGTTGCGCGTGTCGGAACCGCTGCTGGGCACCATGACCTTCGACGACCCCGCCGAGGCGAGCCGCATCGTGGACGCCTACGCGGACGCGGGCGGCAACGTGCTCGACACCGCGTCCGCCTACGGCGACGGTGAAGAACTGCTCGGCGAGATCGTGCGGCGGCGCGACCGGTTCGTCATCGGCACCAAGTACACGCTGTCGCGCGACGCCGTCGACCCGAACGCCTCGGGCAACCACCGCAAGACCCTGGTGTCCTCATTGGACCGCAGCCTGCGCCGGCTGCGCACCGATTACGTCGACGTGTACTGGGTGCACATCTGGGACCGGCACACGCCGGTCGAGGAGACCATGCGCGCGCTGGACGACGCCGTGCGCGCCGGAAAGGTGCTCTACACCGGCATCTCCGACGCGCCGGCCTGGGTCGTGGCGCGCGCGAACACCCTCGCGCAGTGGCGCGACTGGACCCCGTTCGCCGGTCTCCAGGTGCCCTGCAACCTGCTGAACCGGGACGTCGAGCGGGAACTGCTGCCGATGGCCGAGGCGTTGGGCCTGAGCGTGACGGCGTGGGCGCCGTTGGCGGCGGGCAAGCTGTCCGGGTCGTCCAGCCCGCGGCGGGTGGACCCGGCAACCCTGACCGACACCGAACGCGCGGCCGCCCGTGCCGTCCGGGAAGTGGCGGACGAGCTGGGGGTCCGGCCCGCGCAGGTGGCGCTGGCGTGGACGCGCGCCAAGTCCCGCGCCGTGCTGCCGTTGGTCGGGGTGAGCAGCGTGGACCAGCTCCACGAGAACCTCGGGGCGCTCGACGTGACGCTGCCCGACGACGCCGTGCGCCGGCTGGAGGCGGCCGTGGACTTCCGGCTCGGGTTCCCCGGCGACTTCATCGCCGAGTGCGAGCCGTCCCCGTTCGTGTTCGGCGACACGGCCACCAGGGTCGAGCCGCGCTGA
- a CDS encoding SDR family NAD(P)-dependent oxidoreductase gives MSRGVLVTGGSRGIGAAIVDAFRDLGDRVVGLSSSDVDLADPEAIEQVVSSTADALGGIDVLVNNAGLVELGSVDLPYAQWQALWRRTFAVNVFGAADMSYCVARHMIARGTRGRIVNVGSRGAFRGEPNMPAYGASKAALHSLGQSLAVALAPHGIAVASVAPGFVGTDRVADMVTDEVRAQSPFGRVAKPDEIAAAVVYLASPAAEWASGAVLDLNGASYLRT, from the coding sequence GTGAGCAGGGGAGTGCTGGTCACGGGTGGCAGCCGAGGCATCGGCGCGGCGATCGTCGACGCCTTCCGCGACCTCGGTGACCGGGTGGTCGGACTGTCCTCCTCGGACGTCGACCTGGCCGACCCGGAGGCGATCGAGCAGGTGGTCTCCTCGACCGCCGACGCGCTCGGCGGCATCGACGTGCTGGTCAACAACGCGGGCCTGGTCGAACTCGGCTCGGTGGACCTGCCGTACGCGCAGTGGCAGGCGTTGTGGCGGCGCACGTTCGCGGTCAACGTCTTCGGCGCGGCGGACATGTCCTACTGCGTGGCCCGGCACATGATCGCGCGCGGCACCCGCGGTCGGATCGTCAACGTCGGCTCGCGCGGCGCGTTCCGGGGCGAGCCGAACATGCCCGCGTACGGCGCGAGCAAGGCGGCGCTGCACTCCCTGGGCCAGTCGCTGGCGGTCGCCCTGGCACCGCACGGCATCGCGGTCGCGTCGGTGGCGCCCGGGTTCGTGGGCACGGACCGGGTGGCCGACATGGTGACCGACGAGGTGCGCGCGCAGAGCCCGTTCGGGCGGGTGGCGAAGCCGGACGAGATCGCCGCCGCCGTCGTCTACCTCGCCTCGCCGGCGGCCGAGTGGGCGTCCGGCGCCGTGCTCGACCTCAACGGCGCTTCGTACCTGCGGACCTAG
- a CDS encoding class I SAM-dependent methyltransferase: MPTLPSEPHRARTMAESFGTDPARYDRSRPSYPDAMVSAIVAATPGPDVVDVGAGTGIATRLFRAAGCRVLGVEVDPRMADWARGCGLDVEVAAFESWDPAGRVFDAVVSGQSWHWVDPVAGAAKAAAVLRPGGRLAAFWNVSQPPPDLAEAFAEVYRRVAPNPLAPRAFAATGHSPLTDRAIDGIRRAGGFDEPEEWLFDWNRTYTRDEWLDQLPTSGAHTLVPPEELGGLLADIGAIVDAAGGSFVMRYTAVVITAARTAT; the protein is encoded by the coding sequence GTGCCCACTTTACCGTCCGAACCGCACCGAGCCCGCACCATGGCCGAATCGTTCGGCACCGACCCCGCCCGCTACGACCGCTCCCGCCCTTCCTACCCGGACGCCATGGTGAGCGCGATCGTCGCCGCCACCCCCGGGCCGGACGTGGTCGACGTCGGCGCGGGCACCGGCATCGCGACCCGGCTGTTCCGGGCGGCCGGGTGCCGCGTCCTCGGCGTCGAGGTCGATCCCCGGATGGCCGACTGGGCGCGGGGGTGCGGCTTGGACGTCGAGGTCGCCGCATTCGAGTCGTGGGACCCCGCCGGCCGGGTCTTCGACGCCGTGGTGTCGGGCCAGAGCTGGCACTGGGTCGACCCGGTCGCCGGTGCCGCCAAAGCGGCGGCCGTCCTGCGACCCGGCGGCCGGCTGGCCGCGTTCTGGAACGTCAGCCAACCACCACCCGACCTGGCCGAAGCCTTCGCAGAGGTCTACCGACGCGTCGCCCCGAACCCACTCGCCCCCCGCGCCTTCGCCGCGACCGGCCACTCACCGCTGACCGACAGGGCGATCGACGGCATCCGGCGTGCCGGGGGCTTCGACGAGCCGGAGGAGTGGCTGTTCGACTGGAACCGCACCTACACCCGCGACGAGTGGCTGGACCAACTGCCGACCTCCGGCGCCCACACCCTCGTGCCGCCGGAGGAGCTGGGCGGCCTGCTGGCCGACATCGGCGCGATCGTGGACGCGGCAGGCGGCAGCTTCGTGATGCGCTACACGGCCGTGGTGATCACCGCCGCCCGAACCGCCACCTGA
- a CDS encoding sensor histidine kinase: MTDEPSREPDWAQWRRPGPGPAGWRDDVWLALAAPAGAAVVTVLINSMGASPWDDGPPLAEQLAWGAALTLPLVARRRYPLTVMFVLGALLIVVQTRQVADNLVPSVALFLAIFSAGAWGQDRARARWGRVAVVVAMFGWLGFGLVKFLLEPAPPFEGAAGPLDPVLATVLYGIGFNVLFFLSAYFFGDMAWVSARRQAELEHRAEQLRRSQEQNTRGAIVAERVRIARDLHDVVAHHVSVMGVQAGAARRVLDRDPGLAREALKTVEETARTAIGELRGLLGVLRADQETDRETDRKHPPTTGETSSPGLDQLPELAEQARSAGLDVAHGVYGEPRPVPEGVALSVYRIVQESLTNVVKHADARKADVRVRFLENSLEVEVADDGRGRGGTPTGAGFGLVGMRERVAVHGGELEAGPRRDAGYRVRARFPA, encoded by the coding sequence ATGACGGACGAACCCTCGCGCGAGCCCGACTGGGCGCAGTGGCGGCGTCCCGGGCCCGGCCCGGCCGGGTGGCGCGACGACGTCTGGCTGGCGCTCGCCGCACCGGCGGGCGCCGCGGTGGTGACCGTGCTGATCAACAGCATGGGCGCGAGCCCCTGGGACGACGGGCCGCCGTTGGCCGAGCAGCTCGCCTGGGGCGCGGCCCTGACGCTGCCCCTCGTGGCACGGCGGCGCTACCCCCTCACCGTGATGTTCGTCCTCGGCGCGCTGCTCATCGTCGTGCAGACGCGACAGGTCGCGGACAACCTTGTGCCCTCCGTCGCGTTGTTCCTGGCCATCTTCAGCGCCGGCGCGTGGGGGCAGGACCGGGCGCGGGCGCGGTGGGGGCGGGTCGCGGTGGTCGTGGCGATGTTCGGGTGGCTCGGGTTCGGGCTGGTGAAGTTCTTGCTGGAGCCCGCGCCGCCGTTCGAGGGCGCGGCCGGGCCGCTCGATCCCGTGCTCGCGACCGTCCTGTACGGCATCGGGTTCAACGTGCTGTTCTTCCTGTCCGCGTACTTCTTCGGCGACATGGCGTGGGTGTCGGCGCGGCGGCAGGCCGAGTTGGAGCACCGGGCCGAGCAGTTGCGCCGGTCCCAGGAGCAGAACACGCGGGGCGCGATCGTCGCCGAACGCGTGCGGATCGCCCGCGACCTGCACGACGTCGTGGCGCACCACGTGTCGGTCATGGGCGTGCAGGCGGGCGCGGCGCGGCGGGTGCTCGACCGCGACCCCGGCCTGGCTCGGGAGGCGTTGAAGACCGTCGAGGAGACCGCGCGGACGGCCATCGGCGAGTTGCGGGGCCTGCTCGGCGTGCTGCGGGCCGACCAGGAGACCGACCGGGAGACCGACCGGAAGCACCCGCCCACCACGGGCGAGACGTCGTCGCCGGGGCTGGACCAGTTGCCCGAGCTGGCCGAGCAGGCCCGGTCGGCCGGGCTCGACGTGGCGCACGGCGTGTACGGGGAACCGCGGCCGGTGCCGGAGGGCGTGGCGTTGTCGGTGTACCGGATCGTGCAGGAGTCGTTGACGAACGTGGTGAAGCACGCCGACGCGCGCAAGGCCGACGTGCGCGTGCGGTTCCTGGAGAACTCGCTGGAGGTCGAGGTGGCCGACGACGGCCGGGGGCGCGGCGGCACGCCGACCGGGGCGGGGTTCGGCCTGGTCGGCATGCGGGAACGGGTCGCGGTGCACGGTGGCGAGCTGGAAGCCGGACCCCGCCGTGACGCCGGGTACCGGGTCCGTGCGAGGTTCCCCGCATGA
- a CDS encoding GntR family transcriptional regulator yields MELRKADRRGLADTAADLIREAILGGVFPPGSPLREVELAASLDVSRGSVREGLAVLEREGLVRSAWHRGTKVIDLTARDAEEVYSVRAALEGLAGRGAIGRVDLDVLGGLVDGMARRLAAGAPSDELLALDIEFHDAIYRAAGNRRLLEAWHAVRSQVHLFQLTRIRLGHHDYRAVVVDEHREIVRLLDAGDAAEVTRFAEEHVHSAKRVLLAQLDGSTRDTSG; encoded by the coding sequence ATGGAGTTGCGCAAGGCCGACCGGCGGGGTCTCGCGGACACCGCCGCCGACCTGATCCGGGAAGCGATCCTCGGCGGCGTCTTCCCGCCCGGCTCCCCGCTGCGCGAGGTCGAGCTGGCCGCGTCGCTGGACGTCAGCCGCGGCTCGGTGCGCGAAGGCCTGGCCGTGCTGGAGCGGGAAGGGCTGGTCCGCAGCGCCTGGCACCGCGGCACGAAGGTGATCGACCTGACCGCGCGGGACGCCGAGGAGGTCTACTCGGTCCGGGCCGCGCTGGAGGGGCTGGCCGGCCGCGGCGCCATCGGCCGGGTCGACCTGGACGTCCTCGGCGGTCTGGTGGACGGGATGGCCCGGCGGCTGGCCGCGGGTGCGCCCAGCGACGAGCTGCTGGCGCTGGACATCGAGTTCCACGACGCGATCTACCGGGCCGCGGGCAACCGGCGGCTGCTGGAGGCGTGGCACGCCGTGCGGTCGCAGGTGCACCTGTTCCAGCTCACCCGCATCCGGCTCGGCCACCACGACTACCGCGCGGTCGTGGTGGACGAGCACCGCGAGATCGTCCGCCTCCTCGACGCCGGTGACGCCGCCGAGGTCACCCGCTTCGCCGAGGAGCACGTCCACTCGGCGAAGCGGGTGCTGCTCGCTCAACTCGACGGCTCGACCCGCGACACCTCCGGGTAA
- a CDS encoding VOC family protein, translating to MRPGFHLAVPVDDLAEARAFYGGVLNLEEGRSAEKWVDWNFYGHQFVTHVVPGPRGDSGRNPVDGHDVPVPHFGLILPIPEFHALADRLRAAGTEFVIEPYLRFAGEPGEQWTMFFRDPAGNALEFKAFADESQVFAK from the coding sequence ATGAGACCCGGTTTCCACCTCGCCGTCCCCGTCGACGACCTGGCCGAGGCCCGCGCGTTCTACGGCGGCGTGCTCAACCTCGAAGAGGGGCGTTCGGCCGAGAAGTGGGTGGACTGGAACTTCTACGGCCACCAGTTCGTCACGCACGTCGTGCCCGGACCCCGGGGCGACTCCGGCCGCAACCCGGTGGACGGCCACGACGTGCCCGTGCCGCACTTCGGCCTGATCCTGCCGATCCCCGAGTTCCACGCGCTGGCCGATCGGCTGCGCGCGGCCGGGACCGAGTTCGTGATCGAGCCGTACCTGCGGTTCGCGGGCGAGCCGGGCGAGCAGTGGACCATGTTCTTCCGCGACCCGGCGGGCAACGCGCTGGAGTTCAAGGCGTTCGCCGACGAGTCGCAGGTGTTCGCCAAGTGA
- a CDS encoding ABC transporter permease subunit: MTWLAWRQVRFPLLSVYAALASAALVLVLTRPEGGAFDDVEFLYSASMLAVYGVPAVLGVFWGVPMITRELETGTHNLVWNQSITRTRWLAVKLGLGVPAAAVAAGLLGLVVTWWAGPVDAPAGDGAYDSRITPVVFAVRGIVPFGYAAFAFVLGVAVAILVRRTVVAMAVTLVVFAAVQVAVPFAARPYLLPPTEETTPITAHTIAGVRAEPGPDGDVPETLRVLEPDGAWVLANETLDPNGAVVHRLPPSVGGCLPRVPVGDIDEGVLDRMRECFARLSELGYRQHLAYHPASRFWPLQWLELALYLALSALLAWFCFRRLRHLS, translated from the coding sequence ATGACCTGGCTGGCGTGGCGGCAAGTGCGCTTCCCGCTCCTGTCGGTCTACGCGGCGCTCGCGTCGGCCGCGCTGGTGCTCGTGCTCACCCGGCCCGAGGGTGGCGCCTTCGACGACGTGGAGTTCCTGTACTCGGCGAGCATGCTCGCGGTGTACGGCGTGCCCGCCGTCCTCGGCGTGTTCTGGGGCGTGCCGATGATCACCCGCGAACTGGAGACCGGCACGCACAACCTGGTGTGGAACCAGAGCATCACGCGCACCCGGTGGCTCGCGGTCAAGCTCGGTCTCGGCGTGCCGGCCGCCGCGGTCGCGGCCGGGCTGCTGGGCCTGGTCGTCACCTGGTGGGCCGGCCCCGTCGATGCGCCGGCCGGCGACGGTGCGTACGACTCGCGCATCACGCCGGTCGTGTTCGCCGTGCGCGGGATCGTGCCGTTCGGGTACGCCGCGTTCGCGTTCGTCCTCGGTGTCGCGGTCGCGATCCTGGTTCGCCGCACCGTGGTGGCGATGGCGGTGACGCTGGTGGTGTTCGCGGCCGTGCAGGTGGCGGTCCCGTTCGCGGCGCGCCCGTACCTGCTGCCGCCGACGGAGGAGACCACCCCGATCACCGCGCACACCATCGCCGGCGTCCGGGCGGAGCCGGGACCGGACGGCGACGTGCCCGAGACGCTGCGCGTGTTGGAACCCGACGGCGCGTGGGTGCTGGCCAACGAGACCCTGGACCCGAACGGCGCGGTGGTCCACCGGCTGCCCCCCTCGGTGGGCGGCTGCCTGCCGCGCGTGCCGGTCGGCGACATCGACGAGGGTGTCCTCGACCGGATGCGCGAGTGCTTCGCCCGGCTGTCCGAGCTGGGCTACCGCCAGCACCTGGCCTATCACCCGGCGAGCCGGTTCTGGCCCCTGCAGTGGCTCGAACTGGCGCTGTACCTGGCGCTGTCCGCGCTGCTGGCGTGGTTCTGCTTCCGCCGGCTGCGCCACCTGTCCTGA
- a CDS encoding alpha/beta hydrolase family protein: MRGLAVVTALSLALSATPAFADTTPYLPAPTGNRPVGTTSLHLEDTSRPDPWVPSTHRELMVSLFYPAATARGPRSRYVTPTESALMLEDAGLTDLPPDLLSTTRTNAVVDAPPAPGRRHRAPLVVLSPGFINGRATLTALAEDLAGRGYVVAVVDHTHENVATTFPDGRVTTCAACEVDHLDGFWEKLGAGRAADVSFVLDQLTGPLRHRRGANLVDPARIAMAGHSAGGASAILAMLADDRIRAGIDLDGSTHVPIPAEGLSRPFLFVGNKDLYVPGSLGPYRGWERDWPRLTGWKRWLVVAGTRHASFTDLGPLADQLGVDIGTDIDANRALAITRTYTAAFFDLHLRGTPQPLLAGPSADHPEVTFVG; this comes from the coding sequence ATGCGCGGTCTCGCGGTCGTCACCGCACTGTCCCTCGCGCTGTCCGCCACACCGGCGTTCGCGGACACGACGCCCTACTTACCCGCGCCTACCGGCAACCGGCCGGTGGGCACCACCTCGCTGCACCTGGAGGACACCTCCCGACCCGACCCGTGGGTGCCCTCGACGCACCGCGAGCTGATGGTCTCGCTGTTCTACCCGGCCGCCACGGCGCGCGGCCCGAGGTCCCGGTACGTCACGCCGACCGAGTCGGCGCTCATGCTGGAGGACGCGGGCCTCACCGACCTGCCACCGGACCTGTTGAGCACGACCCGGACCAACGCCGTGGTCGACGCCCCGCCCGCGCCCGGTCGCCGGCACCGCGCACCGCTGGTCGTGCTGTCGCCCGGGTTCATCAACGGTCGCGCCACGCTCACCGCGCTGGCCGAGGACTTGGCCGGCCGCGGCTACGTCGTGGCGGTGGTGGACCACACCCACGAGAACGTCGCCACCACGTTCCCCGACGGGCGGGTCACCACCTGCGCGGCGTGCGAGGTGGACCACCTGGACGGGTTCTGGGAGAAGCTCGGCGCGGGCCGCGCGGCCGACGTGTCGTTCGTGCTCGACCAGCTGACCGGCCCGCTGCGGCACCGGCGCGGCGCGAACCTGGTGGACCCGGCGCGCATCGCCATGGCCGGGCACTCGGCGGGCGGCGCGAGCGCGATCCTGGCCATGCTCGCCGACGACCGCATCCGGGCGGGCATCGACCTCGACGGCAGCACGCACGTCCCGATCCCCGCCGAGGGGTTGTCCCGGCCGTTCCTGTTCGTGGGCAACAAGGACCTCTACGTCCCCGGCAGCCTCGGCCCGTACCGCGGGTGGGAGCGGGACTGGCCCCGGTTGACCGGCTGGAAGCGCTGGCTCGTGGTGGCGGGCACCCGGCACGCGTCGTTCACCGACCTCGGCCCGCTGGCCGACCAGCTCGGCGTCGACATCGGCACGGACATCGACGCGAACCGCGCCCTCGCCATCACCCGCACGTACACCGCCGCGTTCTTCGACCTGCACCTGCGTGGCACGCCGCAACCGCTGCTGGCCGGGCCGTCGGCGGACCACCCGGAAGTGACCTTCGTCGGCTGA
- a CDS encoding ABC transporter ATP-binding protein: MTVLKARGLGRKYQRHWALTGCELDIPAGHVTGLVGPNGAGKSTLLRLAAGMLEPSSGTIEVCGGVPGSGPAQLAKVGFVAQNTPVYTNLTVAEHLRLGARLNPGWDDKLAHDRIARIGLDPGLAAGRLSGGQRAQLALTLGIAKRPELLLLDEPVASLDPLARREFLQDLMEAVAEHGVSVVMSSHLVADLERVCDHLVVLVDARVRVTGEVEELLATHRRLTGPRRDVDTLPADQRVVSARHTDRQSTVLVRTDGPILDPAWDVGEVDLEDLILAYMANPHVGRPSLGVVR, encoded by the coding sequence GTGACCGTGCTCAAGGCCCGCGGGTTGGGCAGGAAGTACCAGCGCCACTGGGCGTTGACCGGCTGCGAGCTGGACATCCCGGCCGGGCACGTCACCGGGCTGGTCGGGCCGAACGGCGCGGGCAAGTCCACGTTGCTGCGCCTCGCCGCGGGCATGCTGGAACCCTCCAGCGGGACGATCGAGGTGTGCGGCGGCGTGCCCGGCAGCGGCCCGGCCCAGTTGGCGAAGGTCGGGTTCGTCGCGCAGAACACCCCCGTCTACACGAACCTGACCGTGGCGGAGCACCTGCGCCTGGGCGCGCGGCTCAACCCCGGCTGGGACGACAAGCTGGCCCACGACCGGATCGCCCGGATCGGCCTCGACCCCGGGCTGGCCGCGGGCAGGTTGTCCGGCGGCCAGCGCGCCCAGCTCGCGCTCACGCTCGGCATCGCGAAACGGCCCGAGCTGCTGCTGCTGGACGAGCCGGTGGCCTCGCTCGACCCGCTGGCCCGGCGGGAGTTCCTGCAGGACCTGATGGAGGCCGTGGCCGAGCACGGCGTGAGCGTGGTGATGTCGTCGCACCTGGTCGCCGACCTGGAACGCGTCTGCGACCACCTCGTCGTGCTGGTGGACGCGCGGGTCCGGGTCACCGGCGAGGTCGAGGAGCTGCTGGCCACGCACCGCAGGCTGACCGGCCCGCGGCGCGACGTCGACACCCTGCCCGCGGACCAGCGCGTCGTCTCGGCGCGCCACACCGACCGCCAGAGCACCGTGCTGGTGCGCACCGACGGGCCGATCCTCGACCCGGCGTGGGACGTCGGCGAGGTCGACCTGGAAGACCTGATCCTGGCCTACATGGCGAACCCGCACGTCGGTCGCCCGTCCCTGGGGGTGGTCCGATGA
- a CDS encoding LLM class flavin-dependent oxidoreductase, which yields MSRAGSIGVMLPRDLAPSRVLPFARRADELGFDELWVVEDLGYRGGVGQAAAVLAATGRIRVGIGLLPVGARNAAFAAMEAATLAQLFPGRTDIGIGHGMPDWMRSVGQWPASPLTLLEEYLDAVTALLRGEPVEPGEYVRLAGVRLEAACVPDTPPPVLAGVRGPRSLAVSGRVADGTILAEPTTPEYARAALAHIDARRPHRLVGYNVAAVHSDASVAVDAVRAGLEWIGEPDWAPHLAPLPFAAEFAALRRECGSREEFVRRLPEEWVRQLAVTGTAPDARARLAELFAAGVDSVVLIPVGPDPSAALEQLAAVL from the coding sequence GTGAGTCGTGCCGGATCGATCGGGGTGATGCTGCCCCGCGACCTCGCGCCGTCCCGGGTGCTGCCGTTCGCGCGGCGCGCCGACGAGCTCGGGTTCGACGAGCTGTGGGTGGTGGAGGACCTCGGGTACCGGGGCGGGGTCGGCCAGGCCGCGGCGGTGCTGGCGGCGACCGGGCGCATCCGGGTCGGCATCGGGTTGCTGCCGGTCGGCGCGCGCAACGCCGCGTTCGCCGCGATGGAGGCCGCGACCCTGGCCCAGCTGTTCCCCGGCCGGACCGACATCGGCATCGGGCACGGCATGCCCGACTGGATGCGGTCGGTGGGCCAGTGGCCCGCCAGCCCGTTGACCCTGCTGGAGGAGTACCTGGACGCGGTGACCGCGTTGCTGCGCGGTGAGCCGGTCGAGCCGGGCGAGTACGTCCGACTGGCCGGGGTGCGCCTGGAGGCCGCGTGCGTGCCGGACACCCCGCCGCCCGTGCTGGCGGGGGTGCGCGGCCCGCGCTCGCTCGCGGTGTCGGGCCGGGTGGCGGACGGCACGATCCTGGCCGAGCCGACCACGCCGGAGTACGCGCGGGCCGCGTTGGCGCACATCGACGCCCGCCGGCCGCACCGCCTCGTCGGCTACAACGTGGCCGCCGTCCACTCCGACGCGTCGGTGGCCGTGGACGCCGTGCGAGCCGGTCTGGAGTGGATCGGCGAGCCGGACTGGGCACCGCACCTCGCCCCGCTGCCGTTCGCCGCGGAGTTCGCGGCGCTGCGTCGGGAGTGCGGCAGCCGGGAGGAGTTCGTGCGCCGACTGCCGGAGGAGTGGGTCCGGCAGCTCGCGGTGACCGGCACGGCGCCGGACGCCCGGGCCCGGCTGGCCGAGCTGTTCGCGGCCGGGGTGGACAGCGTGGTGCTGATCCCGGTCGGCCCGGACCCGTCGGCGGCGCTGGAACAACTGGCCGCGGTCCTCTGA
- a CDS encoding TetR/AcrR family transcriptional regulator, whose amino-acid sequence MPTGVTIRDVREQLFDAADRILLRHGPSALTSRAVTAEAGVAKGVLHRHFADFDAFLAEFVLDRVNRMDAQAAALLDAAGAGSVADNLTDALIALFGSVAVAIVALVTFRDELRARLRETWPAGVPVLTEAVIMIAAYLAAERDLGRLAPDAVVDALAPTLIGTAHLLFADRGARPDREAVHRAVTAVVAGALAP is encoded by the coding sequence GTGCCGACGGGAGTGACCATCCGTGACGTGCGAGAGCAGCTGTTCGACGCCGCCGACCGCATCCTGCTGCGGCACGGCCCCAGCGCGTTGACCAGCCGGGCGGTCACCGCGGAAGCCGGTGTTGCCAAGGGTGTGCTGCACCGCCACTTCGCGGACTTCGACGCGTTCCTGGCCGAGTTCGTGCTCGACCGCGTCAACCGGATGGACGCCCAAGCCGCCGCCCTGCTCGACGCCGCGGGTGCCGGCTCGGTCGCCGACAACCTCACCGACGCGCTGATCGCCCTGTTCGGGTCGGTCGCCGTGGCGATCGTCGCCCTGGTGACGTTCCGCGACGAGCTGCGCGCCCGGCTGCGCGAGACGTGGCCCGCCGGCGTCCCGGTGCTGACCGAGGCGGTCATCATGATCGCCGCCTACCTCGCAGCCGAACGCGACCTCGGCCGGCTCGCGCCCGACGCCGTGGTCGACGCGCTCGCACCGACCCTGATCGGCACCGCGCACCTGCTGTTCGCCGACCGCGGCGCACGACCGGATCGCGAGGCCGTGCACCGGGCCGTCACGGCGGTCGTCGCCGGTGCGCTGGCGCCCTGA